In Victivallis sp. Marseille-Q1083, the genomic stretch AAGGTGAAGTCGTTCCAGCCGGGATGAAGGAGGCAGGACAATGTTTCATCCGGGGTGACGACGGTGATTCGGTCTTCGCGTTCGGCATAAATGCGGCCGGTCTGCGGCTGGTTGCGCAGCGCCCAGTGCGGCAACGACAAATCCAGATGGCTGCGGTATTGCCATTGGCCGGCGATACGGCTGATCAGCAGCGAGAGACCGCCGCCGGCGTTTCGCAGCATGATTTTGCCGTCGACCGGTAGCGTCAGGAAAATATCTTCCAGCAGTTGCGCCGAAAAATCATGCATCCGGAAGTAATGGATCACCCGTCGTTCGCTGCCGTCGGCAGCGATGAAACTCAATTCGATGTCGCCGTCGGCCACCGCTTCATAGCTGCCGTCCGGCGGAACGGCTTCGATGCCGACCGGCCACGGCCGGGCGGTTGTCCAGAGCGAGGGCCGGGCGGCCATCGCCTGAAGGTGCAGCAGCAATTCGCCGCTGCGTTGTTTGGGCGGCAGCGAAAGGGTGAACTCAACCTCTCCGCCCGGCGGCAGTACCGCCGCGTCCATGCGCGACCAGTTGATTTGTTCCAGCGGCAGCTGCGCCGCTTCCAGGACAGCCTGGCCGGCTTTGGGGGCCGGGCGGAACCACAGGCAGTCGCTGCGGGTGACGACGACGGCGCAGCAGGAATATTTGCCGCCGACCGGGAAGATGAGCCGTCCGTCCTTTCGAATTTGCCCGGCGGTGAATTCGAAGGTGCCGGATTGGGTGCATAACGCAAACACGGCGCCGTCGCCGGCTTCGGCCTCCACCCGGATGCCGGCGATGCCGCGCCGGGTGGAGGATTGCCAGTCAAGGCCGGGCAGCGGCACTTCCCGCGGGGACAGAATCGGCCCGAACCAGACGGTCGGATACTGCAATTCATAAAGTTGCCCGATTTTGCCTCCGCTGCAATGCAAACAACCATCCCAGCGGAACAGCGGATGATAATGGCGGCGCGAATATAAAAACTGATATCCCCATTCAATGCGGAAATTCAACTTCATGATCGATTTTTGCTCCTGTGTCGATATTGATTCTATACCAATAATGCCGCTTGGGTGCTTTCGCCAGTATCGGGCGAGAGTTTCCGCGAAATTTCCCGGCCTCAGCCTTGCATAAAATCTTTTTGTCCGTTAATATTAAAAAAGTGGCAATTCACATTTGCCCGGGATGGACAATTTCCCAGGTAAACCGCTTCAGGCGGCAATTTGCCGGGAAAGTCAAGGATGATGAAATGCGGCGGCTTGAATGCCGCCGCGGAGGCAGTAGACGATGCAAACCAACGGCAAACAGTGGGCGGTCAGGATGGCTGAAAAAGGGCCGGGCAATTTTTACCGGGTATCCGCCGATTTATACCGTTCGGCGCAGCCGGAGAACAAAAATTACCCGCAGCTTCAGGCATTGGGGATCAGGAGTGTGCTCAATTTGCGTTATCACCATCGGAATCCGAAGAATGGGGCGGCCGACTACCGGCTGAATTTTCTGGCAGTGCCGTTCAGTGCCGTCGATTTGACCTCGGCGGAATTGACGAAGGCGTTGAGGCTGTTCAAAACAGCGCCGAAGCCGGTGCTGGTGCACTGTTGGCACGGTTCCGACCGGACCGGAACGTTCTGCGCGGCCTATCGGATTGTGTTTGAAGACTGGAGTGTCGAAGCGGCGCTCGATGAATTGAAGAACGGCGGTTTCGGTTTTCACCGGCGGCTTTATGCGAACATTCCGGAACTGTTTCGCGCCGTCGACTGGCCGGCGGTCCAGGCGGCGGTATTGGCCGAAGAAAACCGGCCGCCGCCGGAGGCCGGTTCATAAAAGACACAGCAGCGCCGCCAGCGCCGTAAACAGGCCGGCCAGCGCCAGCTTGCCCCAGAAGACGTTGCGGCGGCTCCATTGCAGCAGCCCGGAAGTGGTGACGCCGCGGTAGGCGATGGCGAAGACCGCCAGCAGCGGCAGGATGAACATGACATTGTAAAGCAGGAGATACCACAGCCAGCGCCCGGCGCCCTGTTCCTTGGTCAACAGCACCAGCGTCGGCAGGTAAACCTGCCCGGTGCAGACGCTTTCAAGCACGGTGACCAGCACCCCGATCAGGAAGGCGCCGGGCAGCAGATAACGGTAAGCGAGGCCGCGGCGCATCACCGTATGGATGCGCCGCTTGACAGCCGCCGGGAGCTGCAGTTTCACCGCCGCAGCGTTCCGGGTCCGCCGGAAGCGGATTGCGTCGAGCAGCGACAGTCCGGCGAACAGCAGCAGCAGCAGGATCATGGCGGATTCGATGAGGCGCTGCAGCGTTTGATAGCCGGAGAAAAGCTGCAGCGCCCGGAACAGCCCGAAGCCCAACGCCAGATAGGTGAGGAAACAGGCGAAGCAGTAGACTGACCCGACCCACAGCAATTGGCTTCCCCGGATTCTGGCCACCGCCAACAGGCTCAGAAAGAAAATCAGGGTGGAAAAGACGCACGGATTGATGCCGTCAACCAGTCCGGCGGCGGCGACGGCGCCGAGGGTGAAGGCGGCGGCCCGATTGTACACTGCTGCGTTATCGGCGTCTGCCGGGCCGCCGGCCGGGGGCGGAGCGGCGGTGGCCGGCGTCTGCAGGCAGTTTTCGACTTCGAAAAGGAGGCGCCGGTCGATGGCGGTGAAGCCGCCGAGATAGAGCCGTCGGTCGAGAACGATGGCGACCGGTTCATTGTCGTCGATTTGCAGGGCGTCTTGGAGTTCGACCAGTTTCAAATAATTTTCCGTGATGCCGATGTCGTAATGGTTCAGCACATAGCGGCCGGCGAACCGTTCTGCCAGCCGCGGCAGTACCAGAGCTTTGACTTTGGCGCATTCGTTGCAGCCGGGCTGGTAAAAAAAATCGACCGTCACCGGCTCGGCGGCGGACAAGCCGCCGGCCAGCAGGAACACCAGGAGAATCGATGCCAAAAGGCTTCGGCGGACGGTTTGCCGACCGGGCCGGGATAATGCCGTTGCCATCGCTTTATCCTTCCGAACGCGGCAGTTGCATGGCGGTATAAGCGGAATCGGTTTCCCGGAAGCCCAGCTTCTCATAAAGGGCTTTGCCGGCCGGCGTGGCGGCCAGTTCCAACAGCGAAACCTGCCGCTGGGCGGCTTCGACCAGCAAGGCTTGCAGAATCAGCGTGGCGAGTCCCCGGCGGCGGTAGGCCGGCCGGGTATAGACGTTGAGCAGTTGGCCGGTCCGGCCGGTCGGATAGCGGAAATTGGCCGGTTTTTCCACCAGCAGCAAAAGGGCGACCGAAACCAGTTCCTCATCGGTATCCGCCACGTACGCGAGGCAGTCGCAACCGAGATGGCCGGTAAAAAAATCGGCCCACTGCCGCCGGAATGCGTCCCGGCTCTCCGGCGGGAATTCTCCGTGCTCTTCGCACAGAAAGTCCAGACGCAGTTGCACCAGTGCGTCGAGATCATCCGGAGTGGCTTTGCGAATTTTCATAAACCGGCCTTCTGGTTGTTTCGTTTCATAATCTAGCACCGGAAAGGGGAGAGGCAAGCCGGACCGGCAAAAGAATTTTCAAGCGGCCGCGGATGAGGCCGCTGCCGCTTGGCGCCGGAACCGCGTTGCGGTTTCGTTCAGGTGCTGCCAGCGCGTTGTTGCTTGCGGAAAGCCAGCGGCGAAATACCGCGGAACTTGCGGAACATCCGGCTGAAATAGTAAATGTCGCAGAAGCCGCAGCTCTCGGCGATGTCGGCGATCGGCAATTCCGTCCGGATCAGCAGCAGTGTGGCGCTGCGGATCCGTTGTTCCTGCACGTAATGCTGCGGCGAGATCCCGAAATAACTGGAAAAACGGCGGATGAAAGTGCTCAATCCCATCTTGGCGAATTCGGCCAGTTCGGCGTTGGTGTAATTGCGGGCCGGATTCTGCTGTATCAGCCGCCAGACGGCGATCAGGCCGGATTCGACCGGCCGGTATTGGAAGAGATATTGTTCCGGCAGCAGCGCCAGCGCGGCGGTCACCAGCGCGGTGACTTCGAATTCGAGCCGGAATCCGGAGTTGCGGCGTTCCTGCAATTTGGTTGAAATCCGTTCGACCAGCGCTTCCAGAGCGGTTGACGGCGGCAGGCGGCAGCAGAAATCGCGGCAGTTGGACAGATCGCCGTCGACCAGGAAGTGAAGGTAGAATTTATCAAGCGGTCCGGTCAGCGACGAATTGAATTCGGTCTGCGGCGCGATCACCCAGACTTCCCCGGCGCGCATCGACAGCGTTTGGTCATGGTAATGGAGCAGACCGGTATTGCTCCAGGGACGGTAAAGCCGCCAGTAGGGCGCCGGCGGACCGCCGATCTGCCAATCGTTCAGCACATCCCGCCGGCACAGCAGAATTTCCACCGCCGGGCCGCTCAATTGGAAAACCTGGTGTCGGCTGTCACTGCTGTCGTTGATATTTTTCATTCGGGCTTCCTCCGGAATCGTTCTGACATATCATAACATTTTGTCGGGTGGAGTCAAGCGGAAACGGCATGAATACACAAAAAAAAGGAATTCCAGTCTATTGTTTTTCGAGGGAAAATCAGTTATACTTTATTATAGAGAACGATTGGAACGTTGCGCAACGGAAAATCGGCGGCATAACGAAGAAAAAAGGCGGATCGGCCGGAGAAACTGTTCGAAGGCGTGCATTGCCGGATGGGGATTCGGAAACTTGTAAAAAAGTACAGGGAGAACAAAATGATGAAAAAGAAGAATTTTACATTGATCGAATTGCTGGTTGTGATCGCGATAATCGCTATTCTGGCCAGCATGCTGCTGCCGGCGCTGGCCAAGGCGAAAGCCAAGGCCCAGACGATCAAATGTATCGGCAACCTGAAGCAGCAGGGACTGGCTTTTCAAATGTATTGCAATGACAACGACGATGCCGTGCCGTACGGAAAAATCGGCTGGCTGGATGAGCACTCGAGCAGTTGGATCAGCAACTTTTACACTTATCTCGGCAGCGTCGATGTCTTTCGCTGTCCGACGGACAATATCGCTTACGGAACCGATTTTTACTTTTTGAACGACAAAGATGAACACATCGATCGTTATATGGGGTCCTATGGTTACAACAACCAGCTCGGGCGGCCCGATCCCGATTTCGGCAACGG encodes the following:
- a CDS encoding dual specificity protein phosphatase family protein; translated protein: MQTNGKQWAVRMAEKGPGNFYRVSADLYRSAQPENKNYPQLQALGIRSVLNLRYHHRNPKNGAADYRLNFLAVPFSAVDLTSAELTKALRLFKTAPKPVLVHCWHGSDRTGTFCAAYRIVFEDWSVEAALDELKNGGFGFHRRLYANIPELFRAVDWPAVQAAVLAEENRPPPEAGS
- a CDS encoding cytochrome c biogenesis CcdA family protein; translated protein: MASILLVFLLAGGLSAAEPVTVDFFYQPGCNECAKVKALVLPRLAERFAGRYVLNHYDIGITENYLKLVELQDALQIDDNEPVAIVLDRRLYLGGFTAIDRRLLFEVENCLQTPATAAPPPAGGPADADNAAVYNRAAAFTLGAVAAAGLVDGINPCVFSTLIFFLSLLAVARIRGSQLLWVGSVYCFACFLTYLALGFGLFRALQLFSGYQTLQRLIESAMILLLLLFAGLSLLDAIRFRRTRNAAAVKLQLPAAVKRRIHTVMRRGLAYRYLLPGAFLIGVLVTVLESVCTGQVYLPTLVLLTKEQGAGRWLWYLLLYNVMFILPLLAVFAIAYRGVTTSGLLQWSRRNVFWGKLALAGLFTALAALLCLL
- a CDS encoding GNAT family N-acetyltransferase is translated as MKIRKATPDDLDALVQLRLDFLCEEHGEFPPESRDAFRRQWADFFTGHLGCDCLAYVADTDEELVSVALLLLVEKPANFRYPTGRTGQLLNVYTRPAYRRRGLATLILQALLVEAAQRQVSLLELAATPAGKALYEKLGFRETDSAYTAMQLPRSEG
- a CDS encoding helix-turn-helix domain-containing protein, encoding MKNINDSSDSRHQVFQLSGPAVEILLCRRDVLNDWQIGGPPAPYWRLYRPWSNTGLLHYHDQTLSMRAGEVWVIAPQTEFNSSLTGPLDKFYLHFLVDGDLSNCRDFCCRLPPSTALEALVERISTKLQERRNSGFRLEFEVTALVTAALALLPEQYLFQYRPVESGLIAVWRLIQQNPARNYTNAELAEFAKMGLSTFIRRFSSYFGISPQHYVQEQRIRSATLLLIRTELPIADIAESCGFCDIYYFSRMFRKFRGISPLAFRKQQRAGST
- a CDS encoding type II secretion system protein — protein: MMKKKNFTLIELLVVIAIIAILASMLLPALAKAKAKAQTIKCIGNLKQQGLAFQMYCNDNDDAVPYGKIGWLDEHSSSWISNFYTYLGSVDVFRCPTDNIAYGTDFYFLNDKDEHIDRYMGSYGYNNQLGRPDPDFGNGVLKLANLKNASPIVCDIHEQAFMAQHAITVANMLKATPDSCCPVPRHELRVNLVFSDGHAAGMTPQQMLAEADQASMRWDNRIVNEGISFGAWMTGY